In Nymphaea colorata isolate Beijing-Zhang1983 chromosome 5, ASM883128v2, whole genome shotgun sequence, one genomic interval encodes:
- the LOC116254175 gene encoding anthocyanidin 3-O-glucosyltransferase 7-like isoform X1 — METGKRGEKPHVALLAFPFGSHATPLLTLGRHLAGLAGDVKFSFFTTAASLKPISSLVSACSGNPNMVFCTIPDGLPEDFAFSPERPQEDIEHFLRSAPDDLRRALAGMQPPVSCVLADSFLHFAQDLADEAGVPLISFWASAASSLITHIYTDRLREKFGVVQGSLPQALTPENRDIPVDCIPSLPFLRLQDLQEGIVSGSRDSVFSVLLHNMAKVIPRAAAVLANTFESLEPFSLTDLRTKLNACLTIAPLFLLSPPPPPASSPAAGDHGCISFLDSHLPNSVVYLSFGSVADFRIPKHEIAALAEGLESSGAPFLWSLKPEKQADLPAGFVDRVKGRGLMVPWAPQLAVLRHASLAVFISHGGWNSILETIAGGVPLICRPVFGDHPINSRLVDISCWGVGVTVRDGTFTKESVEEAIRLVLREQVGKALREKASHHWKRLICEAVSADGSSTKNINALVEMMAELGKLCTQESPQDRPPMRSVVVALMALSSSSEDWDVGSFYENEARINLMAGRLKFIYACFMRRCVLFCG, encoded by the exons atggagacagggaaaagaggggagaagccGCACGTAGCGCTTCTGGCATTCCCCTTCGGCTCGCACGCTACGCCGCTCCTAACGCTGGGTCGCCACCTTGCCGGCCTGGCAGGGGACGTTAAGTTCTCCTTCTTCACCACCGCGGCCTCCCTTAAGCCCATCTCCTCTCTGGTTTCCGCCTGCTCGGGGAACCCCAACATGGTCTTCTGCACCATCCCGGACGGCTTGCCGGAGGACTTCGCCTTCTCGCCGGAGCGGCCTCAGGAAGACATCGAGCATTTCCTGCGATCGGCTCCCGACGACCTCCGGCGGGCCCTGGCAGGGATGCAACCGCCCGTCTCCTGCGTGCTCGCGGACTCCTTCCTTCACTTTGCGCAGGACCTGGCCGACGAGGCAGGCGTGCCGTTGATCTCCTTCTGGGCGTCTGCGGCCTCTTCCCTCATCACACACATTTACACCGATCGCCTCCGAGAGAAGTTCGGGGTGGTGCAAGGTTCTCTCCCACAGG CACTGACGCCTGAGAACAGAGATATTCCCGTCGATTGCATCCCGAGCCTCCCCTTCCTAAGGCTCCAGGACCTGCAGGAGGGCATCGTCTCCGGCAGCCGCGACTCCGTCTTCTCCGTTCTACTCCACAACATGGCCAAGGTGATTCCACGGGCGGCCGCCGTACTTGCCAACACATTTGAGTCGCTCGAGCCCTTCTCTCTCACGGACCTCCGAACCAAACTAAATGCCTGTCTCACCATCGCTCCGTTGTTTCTCCtgtcaccgccgccgccgccggcaTCTTCCCCTGCCGCCGGCGACCACGGATGCATTTCGTTCCTTGATTCCCACCTGCCCAACTCCGTCGTCTACCTCAGTTTCGGCTCCGTCGCGGACTTTCGCATACCGAAGCACGAGATCGCGGCATTGGCAGAGGGCCTCGAGTCATCTGGCGCTCCCTTCTTATGGTCCCTGAAGCCTGAGAAGCAAGCCGACTTACCTGCTGGTTTCGTGGACAGAGTAAAGGGCCGTGGGCTCATGGTTCCATGGGCGCCGCAGCTGGCCGTCCTTCGCCATGCTTCCCTCGCAGTGTTCATAAGCCATGGCGGATGGAACTCCATCCTTGAGACCATCGCTGGAGGTGTACCGCTGATATGCCGGCCGGTCTTTGGCGACCACCCTATAAACTCCCGTTTGGTTGATATCTCGTGTTGGGGTGTGGGGGTCACTGTGAGGGATGGGACTTTCACCAAGGAGTCCGTTGAGGAGGCAATCCGGCTCGTGTTGAGGGAGCAGGTGGGGAAGGCATTGAGGGAGAAGGCGAGCCACCATTGGAAAAGGCTAATCTGTGAGGCGGTGAGCGCAGACGGGAGTTCTACCAAGAATATAAATGCGTTGGTGGAGATG atgGCTGAGCTTGGTAAGTTGTGTACTCAAGAAAGTCCTCAGGACAGGCCACCCATGAGGTCTGTAGTGGTTGCTCTGATGGCACTCTCATCGTCATCTGAAGATTGGGATGTTGGATCCTTCTATGAAAATGAAGCACGCATCAATCTCATGGCTGGAAGATTGAAattcatatatgcatgtttTATGAGGCGGTGTGTACTTTTCTGTGGTTAA
- the LOC116254175 gene encoding anthocyanidin 3-O-glucosyltransferase 7-like isoform X2, whose product METGKRGEKPHVALLAFPFGSHATPLLTLGRHLAGLAGDVKFSFFTTAASLKPISSLVSACSGNPNMVFCTIPDGLPEDFAFSPERPQEDIEHFLRSAPDDLRRALAGMQPPVSCVLADSFLHFAQDLADEAGVPLISFWASAASSLITHIYTDRLREKFGVVQALTPENRDIPVDCIPSLPFLRLQDLQEGIVSGSRDSVFSVLLHNMAKVIPRAAAVLANTFESLEPFSLTDLRTKLNACLTIAPLFLLSPPPPPASSPAAGDHGCISFLDSHLPNSVVYLSFGSVADFRIPKHEIAALAEGLESSGAPFLWSLKPEKQADLPAGFVDRVKGRGLMVPWAPQLAVLRHASLAVFISHGGWNSILETIAGGVPLICRPVFGDHPINSRLVDISCWGVGVTVRDGTFTKESVEEAIRLVLREQVGKALREKASHHWKRLICEAVSADGSSTKNINALVEMMAELGKLCTQESPQDRPPMRSVVVALMALSSSSEDWDVGSFYENEARINLMAGRLKFIYACFMRRCVLFCG is encoded by the exons atggagacagggaaaagaggggagaagccGCACGTAGCGCTTCTGGCATTCCCCTTCGGCTCGCACGCTACGCCGCTCCTAACGCTGGGTCGCCACCTTGCCGGCCTGGCAGGGGACGTTAAGTTCTCCTTCTTCACCACCGCGGCCTCCCTTAAGCCCATCTCCTCTCTGGTTTCCGCCTGCTCGGGGAACCCCAACATGGTCTTCTGCACCATCCCGGACGGCTTGCCGGAGGACTTCGCCTTCTCGCCGGAGCGGCCTCAGGAAGACATCGAGCATTTCCTGCGATCGGCTCCCGACGACCTCCGGCGGGCCCTGGCAGGGATGCAACCGCCCGTCTCCTGCGTGCTCGCGGACTCCTTCCTTCACTTTGCGCAGGACCTGGCCGACGAGGCAGGCGTGCCGTTGATCTCCTTCTGGGCGTCTGCGGCCTCTTCCCTCATCACACACATTTACACCGATCGCCTCCGAGAGAAGTTCGGGGTGGTGCAAG CACTGACGCCTGAGAACAGAGATATTCCCGTCGATTGCATCCCGAGCCTCCCCTTCCTAAGGCTCCAGGACCTGCAGGAGGGCATCGTCTCCGGCAGCCGCGACTCCGTCTTCTCCGTTCTACTCCACAACATGGCCAAGGTGATTCCACGGGCGGCCGCCGTACTTGCCAACACATTTGAGTCGCTCGAGCCCTTCTCTCTCACGGACCTCCGAACCAAACTAAATGCCTGTCTCACCATCGCTCCGTTGTTTCTCCtgtcaccgccgccgccgccggcaTCTTCCCCTGCCGCCGGCGACCACGGATGCATTTCGTTCCTTGATTCCCACCTGCCCAACTCCGTCGTCTACCTCAGTTTCGGCTCCGTCGCGGACTTTCGCATACCGAAGCACGAGATCGCGGCATTGGCAGAGGGCCTCGAGTCATCTGGCGCTCCCTTCTTATGGTCCCTGAAGCCTGAGAAGCAAGCCGACTTACCTGCTGGTTTCGTGGACAGAGTAAAGGGCCGTGGGCTCATGGTTCCATGGGCGCCGCAGCTGGCCGTCCTTCGCCATGCTTCCCTCGCAGTGTTCATAAGCCATGGCGGATGGAACTCCATCCTTGAGACCATCGCTGGAGGTGTACCGCTGATATGCCGGCCGGTCTTTGGCGACCACCCTATAAACTCCCGTTTGGTTGATATCTCGTGTTGGGGTGTGGGGGTCACTGTGAGGGATGGGACTTTCACCAAGGAGTCCGTTGAGGAGGCAATCCGGCTCGTGTTGAGGGAGCAGGTGGGGAAGGCATTGAGGGAGAAGGCGAGCCACCATTGGAAAAGGCTAATCTGTGAGGCGGTGAGCGCAGACGGGAGTTCTACCAAGAATATAAATGCGTTGGTGGAGATG atgGCTGAGCTTGGTAAGTTGTGTACTCAAGAAAGTCCTCAGGACAGGCCACCCATGAGGTCTGTAGTGGTTGCTCTGATGGCACTCTCATCGTCATCTGAAGATTGGGATGTTGGATCCTTCTATGAAAATGAAGCACGCATCAATCTCATGGCTGGAAGATTGAAattcatatatgcatgtttTATGAGGCGGTGTGTACTTTTCTGTGGTTAA